One part of the Sphingobacterium sp. LZ7M1 genome encodes these proteins:
- a CDS encoding LD-carboxypeptidase: MDKRSFIKSLGIGLAAIPLFGKSEAMAVANQVQPLLKGKVLKAGDTIGIIAPASAVTGEDSITQTREVLEYFGFNVKEGKYIRERYGNLAGTDDQRLEDLHNMFADKSVAGILCIRGGAGASRLLKRIDYDMVAKNPKALLGYSDITALIMAFQAKIGMVTFHGPVGTSTWSNFVAKTFTDQFVDNKLVSYSNPAKKGDDIIQYKDRITTINPGVAEGKLLGGNLTLISGLCGSEFLPDFKDSILFLEEINESPEKVDRMFCQLMNAGILSQIKGFVFGKCTDCSPSGGYGSLNLDQILRDFIKPLNIPSYSGAVIGHINDQFLLPVGVRARIDANKGTIEILEKALV; encoded by the coding sequence ATGGATAAACGTTCATTTATTAAATCATTGGGGATAGGTTTAGCCGCCATTCCTTTGTTTGGAAAATCAGAGGCCATGGCCGTAGCTAATCAGGTCCAGCCTTTGCTAAAAGGGAAGGTCTTAAAAGCCGGAGACACTATTGGTATCATTGCCCCTGCGAGTGCCGTTACTGGGGAAGATTCCATCACCCAGACAAGAGAGGTTCTCGAATATTTTGGTTTCAATGTAAAAGAAGGGAAATATATCCGCGAACGTTATGGCAATTTAGCTGGTACGGATGATCAACGATTGGAGGACCTGCATAATATGTTTGCGGATAAATCCGTCGCAGGCATTTTATGTATCCGTGGGGGAGCTGGTGCTTCCCGGTTGTTGAAACGTATAGATTATGATATGGTCGCTAAGAATCCTAAAGCCTTATTGGGCTACAGTGATATTACGGCGTTGATTATGGCTTTCCAAGCCAAAATTGGCATGGTTACCTTCCATGGCCCTGTAGGGACGAGTACATGGAGTAACTTTGTCGCGAAGACCTTTACCGACCAATTCGTGGATAACAAATTGGTAAGCTATAGCAACCCTGCGAAAAAAGGAGATGATATCATTCAATATAAAGATAGAATAACGACCATTAATCCAGGAGTTGCAGAAGGAAAGTTATTAGGGGGCAATTTAACCTTGATTTCAGGCCTTTGTGGATCTGAATTTTTGCCAGATTTCAAGGACAGCATCTTGTTTCTGGAAGAAATCAACGAGTCTCCAGAAAAGGTGGACCGTATGTTCTGCCAGTTGATGAATGCTGGTATTCTTTCGCAAATCAAAGGATTTGTTTTTGGCAAATGTACCGATTGTTCTCCCTCAGGTGGTTATGGTTCCTTAAATCTTGACCAGATCCTAAGGGATTTTATAAAGCCATTGAATATACCATCCTATTCTGGTGCGGTAATTGGACATATCAATGATCAGTTCTTGCTGCCCGTTGGAGTTAGAGCTAGAATAGATGCCAATAAGGGTACAATAGAAATTTTAGAGAAAGCGTTAGTATAG
- a CDS encoding dihydroorotase — protein MSTILIKNAHVVNEGSIKVQDLFIKNGRIEKIADTIETNADQTINAEGLHLFPGLIDDQVHFREPGLTHKANIFTESRAAVAGGTTSFMEMPNTVPNTLTQKLLQDKYDIAQDNSLANYSFFMGAANDNLDEVLKTNPRDVCGIKVFMGSSTGNMLVDNEKALEAIFSQAPTLIATHCEDEATIQANLAKFKEQYGEDVSIEMHPLIRSAEACYLSSSKAVELAKKNNTRLHILHISTAKETALFENNIPLEQKRITAEACIHHLWFSDADYKTKGNFIKWNPAVKTAADRDAILEAVLDGHIDVIATDHAPHTFEEKSQSYLQAPSGGPLVQHALQALLDLVKEGKMTLEQMVQKTAHNTAILFQIEQRGYIREGYWADLVLVDLNKPYTVTKENILSKCGWSPFENHTFTSTIEHTLVSGLLAYTDGKIQEVGSGHRLLFNR, from the coding sequence ATGTCTACAATATTGATAAAGAATGCCCATGTTGTGAATGAAGGCAGCATTAAGGTGCAGGATCTTTTTATTAAAAATGGCAGAATAGAAAAAATAGCCGACACGATTGAAACCAATGCCGACCAAACCATAAACGCTGAAGGATTACATCTTTTTCCAGGATTGATCGATGATCAAGTTCACTTTCGTGAACCGGGTCTGACCCATAAAGCGAATATCTTTACAGAAAGTAGAGCAGCGGTAGCTGGTGGTACAACATCCTTTATGGAGATGCCAAATACCGTTCCCAATACCTTGACCCAAAAGTTACTTCAGGATAAATATGATATAGCGCAGGACAATTCGCTGGCGAACTATTCCTTCTTTATGGGGGCTGCAAATGATAATTTGGATGAAGTCCTGAAAACTAATCCAAGAGACGTCTGTGGTATCAAGGTTTTTATGGGATCTTCCACGGGGAACATGTTGGTTGACAATGAAAAAGCATTGGAAGCCATCTTCAGCCAAGCGCCAACCTTAATAGCGACACATTGTGAGGATGAGGCTACCATTCAAGCGAACTTGGCCAAGTTCAAAGAGCAATATGGCGAAGATGTCAGCATTGAAATGCATCCCTTAATCCGTTCTGCCGAAGCTTGTTATCTTTCATCATCCAAGGCTGTGGAATTAGCGAAAAAGAATAATACCAGACTTCATATCCTGCATATTTCAACAGCTAAGGAAACAGCATTATTTGAAAACAATATCCCTTTGGAGCAAAAACGGATTACTGCAGAAGCCTGTATCCACCATCTTTGGTTTTCTGATGCTGATTACAAAACAAAGGGCAATTTCATAAAATGGAATCCCGCAGTCAAAACTGCAGCCGATCGTGATGCTATTCTTGAGGCCGTATTGGATGGACATATTGATGTTATTGCAACAGACCATGCTCCTCATACTTTTGAGGAAAAATCTCAATCCTATTTACAGGCACCATCTGGTGGCCCATTGGTACAGCATGCCTTACAGGCGCTATTGGATCTGGTAAAAGAAGGAAAGATGACCTTGGAGCAAATGGTACAGAAAACGGCCCATAATACAGCGATTTTGTTCCAAATTGAACAGCGAGGCTATATCCGTGAAGGATATTGGGCAGATTTAGTTTTGGTTGACTTAAACAAACCATATACGGTAACTAAGGAGAATATTTTATCCAAATGTGGATGGTCTCCTTTCGAAAACCATACATTTACATCTACCATTGAACATACGCTTGTTTCTGGATTATTGGCCTATACAGATGGCAAGATTCAAGAGGTAGGTTCAGGACATCGTTTACTTTTCAATCGTTAA